TAGCATACCATCAGTAATTCTTAAGGGTCAGGGTGTTGCGCAGAACTATAGGAAGCCGGAGCAGCGCATGTCCGGGGACATTGACCTGTACGTTGGAGAGGCCAATTACAAGAAAGCAATCGACATTTTGCAGCACTCTGGCAATAAGGCACTTTTGCAAAATCCGGCTGGCACAACGCAAAAATCCAATGAAACCGTGAAGCATTATCACATGCAATACGGAGACGTCCAGGTGGAGCTGCACAAGTTTGCCAACTACCTTTATAACCCTATAGAGAACAGATATTTCCAGCGGCTCACAAAAAGATATTTGCAAAATCCTAGCAATCAGTCGGTTTTACCAAGCACTAGCAATCAACCAGTTTTGCAAAATCCAGCCTGCGTTATGCAAAAAATCCAAACCCCGCCCCCGCAATTTGATGCCGTATTTCTTTTCAGCCATCTTTTCCATCATTTCATATCTGGCGGTATTGGATTGCGCCAATTATGCGATTGGGTCAGGTTCATGTATATGCATAAAAATGAGATAGATACAACTCAATTGGGAACCGACTTAAAAAAGACCGGCCTGCTGAGAGCGTGGAAGATTTTTGGATATATTGCTGTAGAGACGCTTGGACTCCCGACAGATTTTTTCCCGTTTTACGAGCGTCGGGAAGAGCAAGGGGAAAAAGTGCTGGAGAGAATATATCAGGGAGGAAATTTTGGATTTTATTCGGAAGATAAAAAGAACCGGCCAAGGTCATATATAGTTGGCAAAATGTACGGCTTTTGGAGAACGAATATATGGTACATCGAGTTGATGAGCTTGTTTCCAAAAGACGCCTTGACAAGTCAATTTATTTATTGGTTCTCAGGTATTTACCACCTATTCACAGATTATAAAAAATAATCATCGGATTAATTCCCATCGGAAAAAATAACAAGGCAAAACGCTTGCGTTTTGCCCGCGCGTAGCGCGTGCATTCCTCGCGGCGGCAGCCGCGTAAATCACAAATTGCCTTGCATGCTTTGTATGCAAGGCAACCGCAGCTGCGCAGCAGCTGCTAACATCGCACCGCTCTTGCATGCGAGCATAGCGAGCATGCAAATATTTATGTTTTTACATGTAAAAACATAAATTAATTTACTATATTTGCAACAGAATACTGCAAATACACATGAAGCAATGGAGTCATTAAGGGCACACATACTCTCTCAAATTGAAAAGATTGAAAGAGGCCGCATCTTTACCTACAATGATTTGTCATTTTATAGAAATAAAATGGCACATGTAGCTGTGCTATTATCAAAATTTGCCAAAGATGGCACCATCATAAGAGTAAGAAAAGGGGCATACTATCGCCCGCAAGAATCAAGACTGGGTCTAAAGAAACTACCTGTATATCAGGATGAACAGCTTAACTATCTCACAAAAAAGCTAGATGGTTATATATCAGGCATTTATGCATACAACAAAATGTCATTAACAGAGCAGGTGCCATCAATTATTACTATAGCCACCACAAAGCCAACCCGCAACCATAGGTTTAATAACCTTATTATTGAATGTGTTAAATCTTACATCAACATACAAGAAGAATCAAAAAACATACAGTACGCGCTTATACTAGATGCAATAAAAGACATAAAGCACATTCCCGGAACAACACAGCAAGATGTTTACAATAAAATTCTGAACTTTTATTTCAAAGAATACTCAAAAAAAGAAATCAGTACAATCATTAATATATCCAAAAATTATCCGCCAAGAGTCAGAAAAGTAGTTGCAGATTTATTGAACGACACAGGTTACAATAAATATTGTAATAAACTAGTTTCCACTCTATTACCAACTACAAGATTTAACCTAGATTATAAGACGGAAAAATAAAATAAAGAAAACTTTTGGACTTTCTAGAACGTTGCACATTTTTCTTTTTATTATTTGTTTATAATTTTTTTTGAAATACTTTTGTACCCAGTTAGTGCCCGTATTGGCAGCAGTTCAATACTCTGCACTTAAAAAAAGATCTGAAAGCCCGAAGAAATTCGGGCTTTCTTTTTTGTATTCATTGCCGCCCCATATAAGACCGGCCTGCTAAGAGCGTGGAAGATTTTTGGGTATATTGCTGTAGACACGCTTGGAATCCCGACAGATTTTTTCCCGTTTTACGAGCGTCGGGAAGAGCAAGGGGAAAAAGTGCTGGAGAGAATATATCAGGGTGGAAATTTTGGATATTACAATCCGGAAAACGGCTCACGACCAAAAGGTTACATCACCGGAAAACTTCACTCGTTAAAAATAGCCATAAGGATGTTCATGAAATTCATGCGCATGTTCCCCAGCGAATCAATCATTTACATTATCCATTACATCATCAACGGCACCGCCATTATCTTCAAAGACAAATTCTGATAAGCTGTTAATCACTAGATTAACTTTCATAAATTATCCTCTTCATAAATCCTCTTCAGAAAATCAGCACCGTAAAAATAACTTCGAAAAAAATAGCAAGGCAAATACGCGCAGCGTTTTTTTGCCCGCGACCGTAGGGAGCGTGCATTCCTCGCGGCGGCAGCCGCGTAAATCACAAATAAAATAAAGAACGCCCCCCAAGTGTGCTGCCTTTCGGCAAGCCTGGGAGGCTTAATATCTCTTAGTTAGACTATTCGCAATTTGTTACGGCGCAAAGGTAATAAAATAATTATCAAAACAAATTCAATTAATTGCTTTCACGTACTTAAAATTAATATGCAAAAATTATACCGACCACATCTCTTCTTTCTTCCAATCTTCTGGAAAACCAAGCACTTTTAAACTAACAACATCCTCATAATCAGTCAATAATTTAACCAGTCTCAATTTAAAAGATGAGGTAGGATTTGCTGTCTGTAAAAAGTAATTGATTATACTGAACAAATAATAACATCTAGAAGTTTGTACAACAGAAGTTCCATTCAGCCAAACCTTACCAGGCTGAGCATGTATAAGTTTTTCAGGTACGATATTAAAAGTTCTATTCCATAATCTGGCATGATGGGCACATATATTTCTAATGAAATTAAGTGTGTGTAACCATGAACAAAAAGCTGAAGGAGGTAATGAAAAATAGTTAGAAAGATCTGTAAGATCAGACCTTTTCTTCAACCCATTGCAAATTTTTAGTAACTGATTAAAAAACATTATTTCCACACACATCCAGGATGGTGGGTTCACCGGCTCACAATACGTATTCCGGTAATGTACTAGAAATTCTTCCGCATGATTATTAATCAGCTGGTTGGAAATGTGTTTTTGCAACTCATCATATATATCAATATGAATAGACATTCCGTCTTTAGTAATGATATCCCTAGGTGCCTTAAAAATCTCTCTCTTATCCTGCCAATGAGAACCATATTTCTGGCTTAATTGATATATAATCTGAGTTCTAATGGCAATCTCAATTCTTTCAATAGCATCAAAAACCAACAACCTAAGTTTTCTATCAAACAAATATAATCTGTATACTTCATTCCAATTTGTACCATCCCTGAATCTATCTATTATTACGCCATCTTTATTTATCTTATAAGGCAACATATATGCACTAAGCCTATAATAACTGATATTTGCCAACAGTCTTTCAGCCCTTTTCCTATCATCGATAATCATTCCTCTTTTTATCAGCAAATCAACTTGTTCCTTAAAATTAAGGGATGGTTTATCATACTTAATCCTATCCATATAACCACGATTATTCTAGAGCAAAAATAAGAAATATTATGTCTGACAAAGAGCCAAATAAACAAAACTTATTAAACTCATAT
The window above is part of the Bacteroidales bacterium genome. Proteins encoded here:
- a CDS encoding nucleotidyltransferase family protein, yielding MTNPFFTRLNFDAVRIARRNAQLNATLAEITELLNSNSIPSVILKGQGVAQNYRKPEQRMSGDIDLYVGEANYKKAIDILQHSGNKALLQNPAGTTQKSNETVKHYHMQYGDVQVELHKFANYLYNPIENRYFQRLTKRYLQNPSNQSVLPSTSNQPVLQNPACVMQKIQTPPPQFDAVFLFSHLFHHFISGGIGLRQLCDWVRFMYMHKNEIDTTQLGTDLKKTGLLRAWKIFGYIAVETLGLPTDFFPFYERREEQGEKVLERIYQGGNFGFYSEDKKNRPRSYIVGKMYGFWRTNIWYIELMSLFPKDALTSQFIYWFSGIYHLFTDYKK
- a CDS encoding Abi family protein, which translates into the protein MDRIKYDKPSLNFKEQVDLLIKRGMIIDDRKRAERLLANISYYRLSAYMLPYKINKDGVIIDRFRDGTNWNEVYRLYLFDRKLRLLVFDAIERIEIAIRTQIIYQLSQKYGSHWQDKREIFKAPRDIITKDGMSIHIDIYDELQKHISNQLINNHAEEFLVHYRNTYCEPVNPPSWMCVEIMFFNQLLKICNGLKKRSDLTDLSNYFSLPPSAFCSWLHTLNFIRNICAHHARLWNRTFNIVPEKLIHAQPGKVWLNGTSVVQTSRCYYLFSIINYFLQTANPTSSFKLRLVKLLTDYEDVVSLKVLGFPEDWKKEEMWSV
- a CDS encoding DUF6088 family protein: MESLRAHILSQIEKIERGRIFTYNDLSFYRNKMAHVAVLLSKFAKDGTIIRVRKGAYYRPQESRLGLKKLPVYQDEQLNYLTKKLDGYISGIYAYNKMSLTEQVPSIITIATTKPTRNHRFNNLIIECVKSYINIQEESKNIQYALILDAIKDIKHIPGTTQQDVYNKILNFYFKEYSKKEISTIINISKNYPPRVRKVVADLLNDTGYNKYCNKLVSTLLPTTRFNLDYKTEK